One Methylosinus sp. LW4 genomic region harbors:
- a CDS encoding F0F1 ATP synthase subunit delta, producing MASGGDDLSGVAGRYASALYDLAVEQGSTEEIATALRGFAALIQESKDLERLIESPVYSAETQIKALSPILDAAGVTGVAANFVKLVATKRRLFVLPAIIEAYGKLHDAAKGVVRADVTVAAPLASHHESALREALAGVTGGKAVDLEVKVDPAIIGGLVVKIGSRMLDASLKTKLNSIRTRMKEVG from the coding sequence GTGGCTTCAGGCGGAGACGATCTATCCGGTGTAGCGGGGCGATACGCCTCGGCCCTTTATGATCTCGCAGTGGAGCAAGGCTCCACGGAGGAGATCGCGACGGCGCTGCGCGGCTTCGCCGCGCTGATCCAGGAGAGCAAGGATCTCGAGCGCCTGATCGAGAGCCCGGTCTATTCTGCCGAGACGCAGATCAAGGCTCTCTCTCCCATTCTCGACGCCGCCGGCGTCACGGGCGTCGCGGCCAATTTCGTGAAGCTCGTCGCGACAAAACGTCGCCTCTTCGTTCTCCCCGCCATCATCGAGGCCTATGGCAAGCTGCATGACGCCGCCAAGGGCGTCGTGCGCGCCGACGTCACAGTGGCCGCGCCGCTCGCCTCTCATCACGAGAGCGCGCTGCGCGAGGCGCTCGCCGGCGTCACCGGCGGCAAGGCCGTCGACCTCGAGGTGAAGGTCGACCCGGCGATCATCGGGGGTCTCGTCGTCAAAATCGGCTCGCGCATGCTCGATGCGTCGCTGAAGACCAAGCTCAATTCCATTCGAACACGCATGAAAGAGGTCGGCTGA
- the atpA gene encoding F0F1 ATP synthase subunit alpha: protein MAIRAAEISAILKNEIANFGNEAEVAEVGQVLSVGDGIARVYGLDNVQAGETVLFENGLTGMALNLESDNVGVVIFGSDRDIKEGQTVKRTGAIVDVPVGKGLLGRVVDALGNPIDGKGPIFYESRSRVDVKAPGIIPRKSVHEPMATGLKAIDALIPIGRGQRELIIGDRQTGKTAVALDTILNQKSLNDGTDEKAKLYCVYVAVGQKRSTVAQFVKVLEERGALDYSIVVAATASDPAPMQFLAPFAGCAMGEYFRDNGLHAVIVYDDLSKQAVAYRQMSLLLRRPPGREAYPGDVFYLHSRLLERAAKLNDERGAGSLTALPVIETQANDVSAYIPTNVISITDGQIFLETDLFYQGVRPAVNVGLSVSRVGSSAQTKATKKVAGKIKGELAQYREMAAFAQFGSDLDAVTQRLLNRGARLTELLKQPQFSPLQMEEQTVVIYAGVNGYLDPLPVARVRAFEDGLLALLRTQHPNILETIRTTKDLPDATAAELKGVLDAFSKSFA from the coding sequence ATGGCTATCCGCGCCGCAGAGATTTCCGCGATCCTCAAGAATGAGATCGCCAATTTCGGCAATGAGGCCGAAGTCGCAGAGGTCGGTCAGGTTCTGTCCGTCGGCGACGGCATCGCCCGCGTTTATGGTCTGGACAATGTCCAGGCCGGCGAGACGGTGCTGTTCGAGAACGGCCTCACCGGCATGGCGCTCAATCTCGAGAGCGACAATGTCGGCGTCGTGATCTTCGGCTCCGACCGCGACATCAAGGAAGGCCAGACCGTCAAGCGCACCGGCGCCATCGTCGACGTTCCGGTCGGCAAGGGCCTGCTCGGCCGCGTGGTCGACGCGCTCGGCAATCCGATCGACGGCAAGGGCCCGATCTTCTACGAGAGCCGCTCGCGCGTCGATGTGAAGGCTCCCGGCATCATTCCGCGCAAGTCGGTGCATGAGCCGATGGCGACCGGCCTCAAGGCCATCGACGCGCTGATCCCGATCGGCCGCGGCCAGCGCGAGCTGATCATCGGCGACCGCCAGACCGGCAAGACCGCCGTGGCGCTCGACACGATCCTGAACCAGAAGTCGCTGAACGACGGAACCGACGAGAAGGCCAAGCTCTACTGCGTCTACGTCGCCGTGGGTCAGAAGCGCTCCACCGTCGCGCAATTCGTGAAGGTGCTGGAGGAGCGCGGCGCGCTCGACTATTCGATCGTCGTCGCCGCCACCGCTTCCGATCCGGCTCCGATGCAGTTCCTGGCGCCCTTCGCCGGCTGCGCCATGGGCGAGTATTTCCGTGACAACGGCCTGCACGCCGTGATCGTCTATGACGATCTTTCGAAGCAGGCCGTCGCCTATCGCCAGATGTCGCTGCTGCTGCGCCGTCCTCCGGGACGCGAGGCCTATCCGGGCGACGTGTTCTATCTGCACTCCCGCCTGCTCGAGCGCGCCGCCAAGCTCAATGACGAGCGCGGCGCCGGCTCGCTCACCGCTCTGCCGGTCATCGAGACGCAAGCCAACGACGTGTCGGCCTATATTCCGACCAACGTCATCTCCATCACCGACGGCCAGATCTTCCTGGAGACGGACCTCTTCTATCAGGGCGTCCGCCCGGCGGTGAACGTTGGCCTTTCGGTGTCGCGCGTCGGCTCCTCGGCGCAGACGAAAGCGACGAAGAAGGTCGCCGGCAAGATCAAGGGCGAGCTCGCTCAGTATCGTGAGATGGCGGCCTTCGCTCAGTTCGGCTCCGATCTCGACGCGGTGACGCAGCGTCTGCTCAATCGCGGCGCGCGCCTGACCGAGCTCTTGAAGCAGCCGCAGTTCTCGCCGCTGCAGATGGAAGAGCAGACGGTGGTGATCTACGCCGGCGTCAACGGCTATCTCGATCCGCTACCGGTCGCTCGCGTGCGCGCCTTCGAGGATGGTCTGCTGGCGCTGCTGCGCACGCAGCATCCGAACATCCTCGAGACGATCCGCACGACCAAGGATCTGCCGGATGCGACGGCCGCCGAGCTGAAGGGCGTCCTCGACGCCTTCTCGAAATCCTTCGCCTGA
- a CDS encoding adenine phosphoribosyltransferase, whose translation MTLASSIRTIPDYPKPGIMFRDITTLLGDARAFRRAVDELVQPWAGTKIDKVAGMEARGFILGGAVAHQLSAGFVPVRKKGKLPHATVSIAYSLEYGVDEMEVHEDAVVKGERVILVDDLIATGGTAEGAVKLLQKIGAEVIAACFVIDLPELGGAKKIEALGVPVRRLVTFEGH comes from the coding sequence ATGACCCTCGCCTCCTCGATTCGCACGATTCCCGATTATCCCAAGCCGGGCATCATGTTCCGCGACATCACCACCCTGCTCGGCGACGCCAGGGCGTTTCGCCGCGCGGTGGACGAACTGGTGCAGCCCTGGGCCGGCACGAAGATCGACAAGGTGGCGGGCATGGAGGCGCGCGGCTTCATTCTGGGCGGCGCGGTGGCGCATCAATTGTCGGCAGGCTTCGTGCCCGTGCGCAAGAAGGGCAAGCTGCCGCATGCCACCGTCTCCATCGCCTATTCGCTGGAATATGGCGTGGACGAGATGGAGGTGCACGAGGACGCCGTGGTGAAGGGCGAGCGCGTCATTCTCGTCGACGATCTCATCGCCACCGGCGGCACAGCGGAAGGCGCCGTGAAGCTGCTGCAGAAGATCGGCGCCGAGGTCATCGCCGCCTGCTTCGTCATCGATCTGCCGGAGCTCGGCGGCGCAAAGAAGATCGAGGCGCTCGGCGTGCCGGTGCGTCGGCTCGTCACCTTCGAAGGGCATTGA
- a CDS encoding transglycosylase domain-containing protein — translation MADIKRRIFYVAAAVAVAGFLGLFGYEAVSVAFARVATPEIFARYEAETDNGASLPAGLSRERIETLLKVQDPSFWTHDGVDWSAPLTTTTVTQSVVKRLYFENFQKGFSKIRQTLIARFAVAPLTSKNAQLAAFIDVNGFEPASQKWFGKTLAELDDEEFLSLVATNNNPKDYAPGTQANAERVRRIEKYLAGLCERRGFSDVWLESCGG, via the coding sequence ATGGCTGACATAAAGCGCAGAATTTTTTACGTCGCGGCGGCGGTCGCCGTCGCGGGGTTTCTCGGTCTCTTCGGCTATGAGGCGGTCTCTGTGGCGTTCGCGCGCGTCGCCACGCCGGAGATTTTCGCACGCTATGAGGCGGAGACCGACAATGGCGCCTCCCTGCCCGCCGGGCTGTCCCGCGAGCGAATCGAGACGCTGCTCAAAGTGCAGGATCCGAGCTTCTGGACGCATGACGGAGTCGATTGGAGCGCGCCGCTCACCACCACCACCGTCACGCAATCCGTGGTGAAGCGGCTCTATTTCGAGAATTTCCAAAAGGGCTTCTCGAAGATCCGGCAGACGCTGATCGCGCGATTCGCGGTCGCGCCGCTGACGTCCAAGAATGCGCAGCTCGCCGCTTTCATCGATGTGAACGGATTCGAGCCCGCATCGCAAAAATGGTTCGGCAAGACGCTGGCGGAGCTCGACGACGAAGAGTTTCTCTCGCTGGTCGCGACCAACAACAATCCCAAGGATTACGCGCCGGGCACGCAGGCCAACGCCGAGCGCGTGCGCCGCATCGAGAAATATCTCGCCGGCCTCTGCGAGCGGCGCGGATTTTCCGATGTGTGGCTGGAGAGCTGCGGGGGATGA
- a CDS encoding F0F1 ATP synthase subunit gamma, producing MPSLKDLRNRISSVKATQKITKAMQMVAAAKLRRAQAAAEAARPYAERIEKVLANLAGGVSSGAPVLLSGNGRDETHLLVVATAERGLCGAFNSSIVRLAREHIQRLQGQGKTVKILCVGKKGYDQLRRNYEKNIIELIELRGVRQLGFEQGDAIGRKVIELFESGEFDVATLFFSRFKSVIQQFPTALQLIPAQISANENEAAAAGPQAYYEYEPGQDEILATLLPRNISVQIFRALLENAASEQGARMSAMDNATRNAGDMIKKQTTLYNRSRQAIITKELIEIISGAEAL from the coding sequence ATGCCTTCGTTGAAGGATCTTCGAAACCGCATATCTTCCGTCAAGGCGACGCAGAAGATCACCAAGGCCATGCAGATGGTCGCGGCGGCCAAGCTGCGTCGCGCCCAGGCGGCGGCCGAGGCGGCGCGTCCCTATGCAGAGCGCATCGAGAAAGTGCTCGCCAATCTCGCCGGGGGCGTCTCCTCCGGCGCGCCCGTGCTGCTCTCCGGCAATGGCCGCGACGAGACGCATCTCCTCGTCGTGGCGACCGCCGAGCGCGGCCTCTGCGGCGCGTTCAACTCCTCGATCGTCCGCCTCGCCCGCGAGCACATTCAGCGCCTGCAGGGCCAGGGCAAGACGGTCAAGATTCTCTGCGTCGGCAAGAAGGGCTACGACCAGCTCCGCCGCAATTACGAGAAGAACATCATCGAGCTCATCGAGCTGCGCGGCGTGCGCCAGCTCGGCTTCGAGCAGGGCGACGCGATCGGCCGCAAGGTCATCGAGCTGTTCGAGAGCGGCGAGTTCGATGTGGCGACGCTGTTCTTCTCGCGCTTCAAATCGGTGATTCAGCAGTTTCCGACGGCGCTGCAGCTCATTCCGGCGCAGATTTCCGCCAATGAGAACGAGGCCGCCGCGGCCGGCCCGCAAGCCTATTACGAATATGAGCCCGGCCAGGACGAGATTCTGGCGACGCTGCTGCCCCGCAACATATCGGTGCAGATTTTCCGCGCATTGCTCGAGAACGCCGCTTCCGAGCAGGGCGCGCGCATGAGCGCGATGGACAACGCCACGCGCAACGCCGGCGACATGATCAAGAAGCAGACGACGCTCTACAATCGGTCCCGCCAGGCGATCATCACCAAGGAACTCATCGAGATCATCTCGGGCGCCGAGGCGCTCTGA
- a CDS encoding SIMPL domain-containing protein, producing MRIFSVFAICAPLLVAASAHASERTHWDFPVADVHGMATQEVTPDRADIQLGVFADEPTAAQATSELARLSSALMQDIEAAGVARKDIRSRNVQVAPVYSEERDPSNRQIIKRSLTGFRASTDFVVTTAEVDHVGDIIGRLLTAHANRLNNVRFRVTDRADREELLLGKAIANARHRAELLAEGASMRLGELVALELNPEFAIGEADLPSARLEPGPRAIAVAVQPGQERIDAHVRGVWRLLPK from the coding sequence ATGCGAATATTTTCAGTCTTCGCCATTTGCGCGCCGCTGCTCGTCGCCGCCTCCGCTCATGCGTCGGAGCGAACGCATTGGGACTTTCCCGTCGCCGACGTGCATGGGATGGCGACGCAGGAGGTCACGCCCGATCGCGCCGACATTCAGCTCGGCGTTTTCGCCGATGAGCCGACGGCCGCGCAAGCGACGAGCGAACTCGCGCGCCTGTCCTCGGCGCTGATGCAGGACATAGAAGCGGCGGGCGTCGCGCGCAAAGACATTCGGTCCAGAAACGTGCAGGTCGCGCCGGTCTATTCCGAGGAGCGCGACCCGAGCAATCGGCAAATCATCAAGCGCAGCTTGACTGGATTTCGCGCTTCGACCGATTTCGTCGTCACGACGGCGGAGGTCGACCATGTGGGCGACATCATCGGCCGGCTTCTCACCGCGCACGCCAATCGCCTGAACAATGTGCGCTTCCGAGTGACCGACAGGGCCGACCGTGAGGAGCTGCTGCTCGGCAAGGCGATCGCCAATGCGCGTCATCGCGCCGAGCTGCTGGCCGAGGGCGCATCGATGCGGCTCGGCGAGCTGGTTGCGCTGGAGCTCAATCCCGAATTCGCGATCGGCGAGGCCGATTTGCCGAGCGCACGCCTCGAGCCGGGCCCACGCGCCATCGCCGTCGCCGTTCAGCCCGGCCAGGAGCGCATAGACGCGCATGTGCGAGGCGTATGGCGGCTGCTGCCCAAGTAG
- a CDS encoding L,D-transpeptidase family protein — protein sequence MPSKPSRPLLLAAALALSLVEIGVFVAFASRGPARLAETREAVTARRSNPFGALVQNLRGAIVETARQEEPAPSEEPPPAIAAAPSARPPSFLAALPPLRPAEPEAVLALPPVDAPLPPARPRNLAGVEPVATAETPAGTTALPPVAVSPPTQALALAAAPPNEPPPLTNRDDGNFRMGSAVYVRIFKKEGELELWRRQSGRFALYRTYPICKWSGHLGPKLKSGDYQSPEGFYSVSARQLNPNSHYHRAFDVGFPNAYDKQNGRTGGALMVHGSCKSVGCFAMTDRVIEEIYGMVEAALRGGQHEVPVHIFPFRMTDAALAKETQGDWTNLWSAPPEHQQWSGFWQNLKEGYDLFEQTGEPPTAYACGSRYAFGAAGGSCRRIAGW from the coding sequence ATGCCGTCGAAACCGTCGCGCCCCCTCCTCCTCGCCGCCGCGCTGGCTCTGAGCCTCGTCGAGATCGGCGTTTTCGTCGCCTTCGCCTCGCGCGGCCCGGCGCGGCTGGCGGAGACGCGCGAGGCCGTCACGGCAAGACGCTCAAATCCCTTCGGCGCGCTGGTGCAAAATCTGCGCGGCGCCATTGTCGAGACCGCGCGGCAAGAGGAGCCGGCGCCGAGCGAGGAGCCGCCGCCGGCGATCGCCGCCGCGCCGAGCGCGCGCCCGCCCTCCTTCCTCGCGGCGCTGCCTCCCCTGCGTCCCGCGGAGCCGGAGGCGGTCCTCGCCTTGCCGCCTGTCGATGCGCCGCTGCCGCCGGCGCGGCCGCGCAATCTCGCCGGCGTCGAGCCCGTGGCCACAGCCGAGACGCCCGCGGGGACGACCGCGCTGCCGCCCGTCGCGGTCTCGCCTCCGACACAGGCGCTCGCCCTCGCCGCCGCGCCGCCCAATGAGCCGCCGCCGCTGACGAACCGCGACGACGGTAATTTCCGCATGGGCTCCGCGGTCTATGTCCGCATCTTCAAAAAGGAAGGCGAGCTCGAGCTCTGGCGTCGGCAGAGCGGGCGTTTCGCGCTCTACCGGACCTATCCCATCTGCAAATGGTCCGGCCATCTCGGACCCAAGCTGAAATCCGGCGATTATCAATCGCCCGAGGGCTTCTACAGCGTCTCGGCGCGCCAGCTCAATCCGAACTCCCATTACCACCGCGCCTTCGACGTCGGCTTTCCCAACGCCTACGACAAGCAGAACGGCCGCACTGGCGGCGCGCTGATGGTCCATGGCTCCTGCAAATCGGTCGGCTGCTTCGCCATGACCGACAGAGTGATCGAGGAAATCTACGGCATGGTGGAAGCCGCGCTGCGCGGCGGCCAGCATGAGGTGCCGGTCCATATCTTCCCGTTCCGCATGACCGATGCGGCCTTGGCCAAGGAGACGCAGGGCGATTGGACCAATCTCTGGTCGGCGCCGCCGGAGCACCAGCAATGGAGCGGCTTCTGGCAAAATTTGAAGGAAGGCTACGACCTCTTCGAGCAGACCGGCGAGCCGCCGACCGCCTATGCCTGCGGATCGCGCTACGCATTCGGCGCCGCCGGCGGCTCCTGCCGCCGCATCGCCGGCTGGTGA
- a CDS encoding S-methyl-5'-thioadenosine phosphorylase: MTRAVVGIIGGSGVYHLPGLQDLREQRVTTPWGDPSDALHFGRIGETQVVFLPRHGRGHVFSPSGINYRANIFALKQAGVTDLVSVSACGSFKSELYPGLFVLPDQFVDRTFGRQSSFFGNGCVAHVSMAHPVAPLLAKRIAAAAKAEGMEHSVGGTYVCMEGPQFSSYAESLTYKAAGYDVIGMTAMPEAKLAREAELSYATIAMVTDFDCWHPEHDNVDVAAVIAVVRDNADKASRLLARLLADFPQEHEPCPIGSDRALDNAILTAPEARDPALMEKLGVIVARTRGAAG, translated from the coding sequence ATGACGCGAGCGGTGGTGGGCATCATCGGAGGATCGGGCGTCTATCATCTGCCCGGCCTGCAGGATTTGCGCGAGCAGCGCGTGACGACGCCTTGGGGCGATCCGTCCGACGCTCTGCATTTCGGCCGCATCGGCGAGACGCAGGTGGTTTTCCTGCCGCGTCACGGTCGCGGTCATGTGTTCTCGCCCTCGGGCATAAATTATCGCGCCAATATTTTCGCGCTGAAGCAGGCGGGCGTCACCGATCTCGTGTCCGTCTCCGCCTGCGGCTCGTTCAAATCGGAACTCTATCCCGGCCTCTTCGTGCTGCCGGATCAATTCGTCGATCGCACCTTCGGCCGGCAATCCTCCTTCTTCGGCAATGGCTGCGTCGCGCATGTGTCGATGGCGCATCCTGTGGCGCCCTTGCTGGCGAAGCGCATCGCCGCCGCGGCGAAAGCAGAAGGCATGGAGCATTCCGTCGGCGGAACCTATGTCTGCATGGAAGGTCCGCAATTTTCGTCCTACGCGGAATCGCTGACCTATAAGGCCGCGGGCTATGACGTCATCGGCATGACGGCGATGCCGGAAGCCAAGCTCGCGCGCGAGGCGGAGCTCTCTTACGCGACCATCGCAATGGTCACGGATTTCGATTGCTGGCATCCAGAGCACGACAATGTCGATGTCGCGGCGGTCATCGCCGTGGTGCGCGACAACGCCGACAAGGCGAGCCGTCTTCTCGCGCGTCTGCTCGCGGATTTCCCACAAGAGCACGAGCCCTGCCCCATCGGCTCCGACCGCGCGCTCGACAACGCCATTCTGACGGCGCCCGAGGCGCGCGATCCGGCGCTGATGGAGAAGCTCGGCGTCATCGTCGCGCGGACGCGCGGCGCGGCCGGGTGA